A window of the Branchiibius hedensis genome harbors these coding sequences:
- a CDS encoding DUF349 domain-containing protein, whose product MSSDAPKPTPPAPRPSPASIAPVAAAGPTVTATAAPTSDAASFGRVTDEGVVMVRTPDGEREVGTYPDATPQEAIAFFARKYDELAGSARLLLQRVTQTDLSTASGQQQLAALRTQVAEAHVVGDLAALDGLVEQIATALAVKGQVEGEARAAAKAQAAEDREKLVVEAEALAATAPERMQWKSATSRMRELLDEWKTAQRSGARLDKDVESALWTRFSHARNGFDKTRRNFFAKLDQEHGEAKATKTKLVAEAQQLSTSTDWNATAGAFKRLMGEWKKAGRASRSEDDALWAQFKAAQDAFFNAKDAVVAAENEEFEANLKVKEDLLAKAQKIVPADGKVKDVDAAKAALRPIQDAWDAAGKVPRKDMDRIERGMRRIEQAVRDAEQNKWKRTDPEITARARSMVEQLEKGLADVQKQLDKAVAAGNDKKVKELQEALAARSAWLEQVRASAGDLDA is encoded by the coding sequence ATGTCTTCCGACGCTCCGAAGCCCACGCCACCTGCTCCTCGGCCCTCCCCGGCGAGTATCGCCCCGGTTGCCGCGGCAGGCCCGACCGTGACGGCCACGGCGGCGCCCACCAGCGATGCGGCATCGTTCGGCCGGGTGACCGACGAGGGTGTGGTGATGGTCCGCACCCCGGACGGTGAGCGTGAGGTCGGCACCTATCCGGATGCGACCCCGCAAGAGGCCATCGCGTTCTTCGCGCGCAAGTACGACGAGCTGGCCGGTTCGGCGCGATTGCTGCTGCAGCGGGTCACCCAGACCGACCTGTCGACCGCCAGCGGCCAGCAGCAACTCGCCGCCCTGCGCACACAGGTGGCCGAAGCGCACGTCGTGGGTGACCTGGCGGCCCTCGACGGCCTCGTGGAGCAGATTGCGACCGCGTTAGCCGTTAAAGGTCAGGTCGAGGGTGAGGCTCGTGCCGCGGCCAAGGCCCAGGCCGCCGAAGACCGCGAGAAGCTGGTCGTCGAGGCGGAAGCGCTCGCCGCCACCGCGCCCGAGCGGATGCAGTGGAAGTCCGCGACCAGCCGGATGCGCGAGCTGCTCGATGAGTGGAAGACCGCGCAGCGCAGCGGCGCCCGCCTGGACAAGGACGTGGAGAGCGCGCTGTGGACTCGGTTCAGCCACGCCCGCAACGGCTTCGACAAGACCCGGCGCAACTTCTTCGCCAAACTCGACCAGGAGCACGGTGAGGCCAAGGCGACCAAGACCAAACTGGTCGCTGAAGCTCAGCAACTGTCCACCTCGACGGACTGGAACGCCACCGCCGGCGCCTTCAAGCGGTTGATGGGTGAGTGGAAGAAGGCCGGTCGGGCTTCCCGCTCCGAGGATGACGCGTTGTGGGCGCAGTTCAAGGCCGCCCAGGACGCGTTCTTCAACGCCAAGGACGCCGTGGTCGCCGCCGAGAACGAGGAGTTCGAAGCGAACCTGAAGGTCAAGGAGGACCTGCTGGCCAAGGCACAGAAGATCGTGCCCGCAGACGGCAAGGTCAAGGACGTCGACGCCGCCAAGGCGGCCTTGCGACCGATCCAGGACGCCTGGGATGCCGCGGGCAAGGTGCCGCGCAAGGACATGGACCGTATCGAGCGCGGGATGCGCCGCATCGAGCAAGCCGTCCGGGACGCCGAGCAGAACAAGTGGAAGCGCACCGACCCGGAGATCACCGCCCGCGCCCGGTCGATGGTGGAGCAGTTGGAGAAGGGCCTGGCCGACGTGCAGAAGCAGTTGGACAAAGCGGTTGCCGCAGGCAACGACAAGAAGGTGAAGGAACTGCAGGAAGCCCTCGCAGCCCGCAGCGCCTGGTTGGAGCAGGTCCGGGCCAGCGCCGGCGACCTGGACGCCTGA
- the hisS gene encoding histidine--tRNA ligase, whose amino-acid sequence MASKVTPISGFQEWLPAQRIAEQYVLDTIREVFELHGFASINTRAVEPVDRLAGQGEDADKEIYGVRRLAAEAGEPTELGLHFDLTVPFSRYVVENAGKLTFPFRRYQIQPAWRGERPQRGRYREFIQADVDIVDTGELPFHYEVELPLVIADVFSRLPVGEYVILVNNRKICEGFYRGLGIEDVVQTLRTIDKLDKIGADGVTKVLGEQGLSAEQIRQCLALAQISSTDTSFADEVRALGVSHPLLDEGLEQLTAIMAVAGELAPGVLRAELKIARGLDYYTGTVYETLLLRQPEYGSICSGGRYDALASDGKRTYPGVGISIGVSRLLGLLIGEEGLTASRETPVAVLVAVNDEAQRTDSMRIATALRTRGINTLVAPKAAKFGKQIQFADRRGIPFVWFPGAGEAGQDQVKDIRSGEQVDADPGSWSPDQQDLRPTLVSPDSVG is encoded by the coding sequence ATGGCCAGCAAGGTCACGCCAATCAGCGGCTTCCAGGAATGGTTGCCGGCCCAGCGCATCGCCGAGCAGTACGTGCTCGACACCATCCGCGAGGTTTTCGAACTGCACGGCTTCGCCTCGATCAACACCCGTGCGGTGGAGCCCGTCGACCGGCTCGCCGGCCAGGGCGAGGACGCCGACAAAGAGATCTACGGCGTACGTCGATTGGCCGCCGAAGCGGGTGAGCCCACCGAACTGGGCCTGCACTTCGACCTGACCGTGCCGTTCAGCCGGTACGTCGTGGAGAACGCCGGGAAGCTGACCTTCCCGTTCCGCCGCTATCAGATCCAGCCCGCCTGGCGCGGTGAGCGCCCGCAGCGCGGCCGCTACCGCGAGTTCATCCAGGCCGACGTCGACATCGTCGACACCGGCGAGTTGCCCTTCCACTACGAGGTCGAACTGCCGCTGGTCATCGCCGACGTCTTCAGCCGGTTGCCGGTCGGGGAGTACGTGATCCTGGTCAACAACCGCAAGATCTGCGAGGGCTTCTACCGGGGCCTGGGCATCGAGGATGTCGTGCAGACGCTGCGCACCATCGACAAGCTGGACAAGATCGGCGCCGACGGCGTGACCAAGGTGCTGGGCGAGCAGGGGCTGAGCGCCGAGCAGATCCGGCAGTGCCTGGCGTTGGCGCAGATCTCCAGCACCGACACCTCCTTCGCCGACGAGGTCCGCGCGCTCGGGGTCAGTCACCCGCTGCTGGACGAAGGACTGGAGCAGCTCACCGCGATCATGGCCGTCGCCGGTGAGCTGGCACCCGGCGTCCTGCGCGCGGAGCTGAAGATCGCCCGTGGTCTGGACTACTACACCGGCACGGTCTACGAGACGTTGCTGTTGCGCCAACCGGAGTACGGCTCGATCTGTTCCGGGGGCCGGTACGACGCCCTGGCCTCGGACGGCAAACGCACCTATCCGGGGGTCGGGATCTCGATCGGGGTCTCGCGGCTGCTGGGTCTGCTGATCGGCGAGGAGGGTCTGACCGCTTCCCGGGAGACCCCGGTCGCGGTGCTGGTGGCGGTGAACGACGAAGCGCAGCGGACGGATTCGATGCGGATCGCCACGGCGTTGCGGACCCGCGGTATCAACACCTTGGTGGCGCCGAAGGCCGCGAAGTTCGGTAAGCAGATCCAGTTCGCCGACCGGCGCGGGATCCCGTTCGTGTGGTTCCCGGGCGCGGGCGAGGCCGGTCAGGACCAGGTCAAGGACATCCGCAGCGGTGAGCAGGTCGACGCCGACCCGGGGTCCTGGTCGCCTGATCAGCAGGACCTGCGACCGACGCTGGTCAGCCCGGACTCAGTCGGCTGA
- a CDS encoding AAA family ATPase produces the protein MGATPNDHDPGVLVSKKEKLGPTGRPLPSFPIPRPLAQHGPARIIAMCNQKGGVGKTTSTINLGAALAEYGRKVLLVDFDPQGALSVGLGVPTHELDTTVYNLLVERGHDIHDVIQPTNTPGLDVLPANIDLSAAEVQLVNEVAREMVLARVLRPVADEYDVILIDCQPSLGLLTVNALTAAHGVLIPLECEFFAMRGVALLIDTIDKVTDRLNPRLEIDGILATMYDGRTLHSRDVLASVVDHFGDKVFHTVIGRTVKFPDATLAAQPITAYASSHGSAEAYRQLARELIARGAAA, from the coding sequence ATCGGCGCGACGCCGAACGATCACGACCCGGGAGTGTTGGTGTCCAAGAAGGAGAAGCTCGGCCCGACCGGCCGCCCCCTACCGTCCTTCCCGATTCCGCGGCCGCTGGCGCAGCACGGTCCGGCGCGGATCATCGCGATGTGCAACCAGAAGGGCGGCGTCGGCAAGACCACCAGCACCATCAACCTGGGTGCCGCACTGGCCGAATACGGCCGCAAGGTGCTGCTCGTGGACTTCGACCCCCAGGGTGCGCTGTCGGTCGGGCTCGGAGTGCCGACCCACGAGCTGGACACCACCGTCTACAACCTGCTGGTCGAGCGTGGGCACGACATCCACGACGTCATCCAGCCCACGAACACCCCCGGCCTGGACGTGCTGCCGGCCAATATCGACCTGTCCGCGGCCGAGGTGCAACTGGTCAACGAGGTCGCCCGGGAGATGGTGCTGGCCCGGGTGCTGCGACCGGTCGCCGACGAGTACGACGTGATCCTGATCGACTGCCAGCCCTCCCTCGGTCTGTTGACGGTCAACGCCCTCACCGCCGCGCATGGCGTACTGATCCCGTTGGAGTGCGAGTTCTTCGCGATGCGCGGGGTGGCGCTGCTGATCGACACCATCGACAAGGTCACCGACCGTCTCAACCCGCGTCTGGAGATCGACGGCATCCTGGCCACGATGTACGACGGGCGCACCCTGCACAGCCGTGACGTGCTCGCCTCCGTGGTGGATCACTTCGGGGACAAGGTCTTTCACACTGTGATCGGGCGCACGGTGAAATTCCCCGACGCCACGTTGGCCGCGCAGCCGATCACCGCGTACGCCTCCTCGCACGGTTCAGCGGAGGCCTACCGGCAGTTGGCCCGCGAGCTGATCGCGCGCGGCGCGGCGGCGTGA
- a CDS encoding segregation and condensation protein A, producing MAETDVTSESAPAETPGGVITRRGAAPFEVHLDVFSGPFELLLGLISKHKLDVTEVAISKVTDEFIAHIRAGRQDSAWDLDQASEFLLIAATLLDIKAASLLPASGDLDDEDLALIEARDLLFARLLQYRAFKEVASFLDERSLVHGRMTARQAGLEEQFASLLPELVITITPEQLAKIAARALTPKPVPVVGLEHLHASQVSVREQAAIVVDRLRAAGTASFRDLVRDADSTLVIVARFLALLELFKEAAIAFDQEESLGELTVRWTGHEGAVTVSAEFDETDDSADPAPAQDNGSHE from the coding sequence GTGGCCGAGACCGACGTGACGTCGGAGTCGGCCCCGGCGGAAACACCCGGCGGGGTCATCACCCGGCGCGGCGCGGCCCCGTTCGAGGTGCACCTGGACGTCTTCTCCGGCCCGTTCGAGTTGCTGCTCGGTCTGATCTCCAAACACAAACTCGACGTCACCGAAGTCGCGATCTCCAAGGTCACCGACGAGTTCATCGCGCACATCCGGGCCGGCCGGCAGGACTCGGCCTGGGACCTGGACCAGGCCTCGGAGTTCCTGTTGATCGCCGCGACGCTGCTGGACATCAAGGCGGCGTCGTTGCTGCCCGCCAGCGGCGACCTCGACGATGAGGATCTGGCGCTGATCGAGGCGCGCGACCTGCTCTTCGCGCGGCTGCTGCAATACCGCGCGTTCAAGGAGGTCGCTAGCTTCCTGGACGAACGCTCGCTGGTGCACGGCCGGATGACCGCCCGGCAGGCCGGTTTGGAGGAGCAGTTCGCCTCCTTGCTGCCGGAACTGGTCATCACCATCACCCCCGAGCAGTTGGCCAAGATCGCCGCCCGCGCCCTCACGCCCAAACCGGTGCCAGTCGTGGGGTTGGAGCACCTGCACGCATCGCAGGTGTCCGTGCGCGAGCAGGCCGCGATCGTCGTGGACCGGTTGCGCGCGGCGGGGACGGCGTCCTTCCGGGATCTGGTGCGTGACGCGGACAGCACGCTGGTCATCGTGGCGCGGTTCCTGGCGCTGCTGGAGTTGTTCAAGGAGGCCGCGATCGCCTTCGACCAGGAGGAATCGCTGGGGGAGCTGACCGTGCGATGGACCGGGCACGAGGGTGCGGTCACCGTGAGTGCGGAATTCGACGAGACCGACGATTCGGCAGATCCGGCTCCGGCGCAGGACAATGGCAGCCATGAGTGA
- a CDS encoding GrpB family protein, translated as MPPPRRSDIATVELIGGIEKRELVLADPDPDWPRIFQIHEYRIRTALGSTAVSVEHIGSTAVPGLAAKPIIDILVLVHDITAEEDYLPPLVNAGYVVRVREPGHRLVRTPSLDTHVHILQVGDPAAADYLLLRDHLRTDEADRLLYERVKRDLLARSWEDMNAYADAKTEVIAAIKQRAREGRLQ; from the coding sequence GTGCCGCCTCCCCGCCGTTCGGACATTGCCACCGTGGAACTGATCGGTGGCATCGAGAAGCGAGAGCTTGTCCTTGCCGACCCGGATCCGGACTGGCCGCGGATTTTCCAGATCCACGAATACCGCATCCGAACTGCGCTGGGCAGTACAGCCGTGTCGGTTGAGCACATCGGCTCGACGGCGGTCCCGGGACTCGCGGCCAAGCCGATCATCGACATCCTCGTGCTGGTCCATGACATCACGGCGGAGGAGGACTATCTGCCGCCACTGGTCAACGCGGGATATGTCGTCCGCGTCCGCGAGCCGGGGCACCGGTTAGTGCGAACGCCGAGCCTGGACACGCACGTGCACATCTTGCAGGTGGGTGACCCCGCTGCAGCCGACTATCTGCTGCTGCGGGACCACCTTCGCACCGATGAGGCCGACCGTCTGCTGTACGAGCGCGTCAAACGGGACCTGTTGGCTCGGAGTTGGGAGGACATGAACGCCTACGCCGATGCCAAGACCGAGGTCATCGCGGCGATCAAGCAGCGGGCGCGCGAGGGCCGCTTGCAGTAG
- a CDS encoding RelA/SpoT family protein, which yields MTDAGRGDRGQGTPTAARVRNRLVRLGQPRTSTNRVLEPLLRTVRATHPKEDLSVIERAYEVAERAHRGQMRKSGDPYITHPLAVCTILAELGMTPPTLAAALLHDTVEDTEYSLERLRADFGDEIAGMVDGVTKLDKVTYGDAAQAETVRKMVIAMAKDIRVLVIKLADRLHNARTWRYVSQASAQRKATETLEIYAPLAHRLGMNTIKWELEDLSFATLYPKVYDEIARLVAERAPAREEYLSSVREQVTADLRAAKIKATVTGRPKHYYSVYQKMIVRGRDFEEIYDLVAVRVLVESVRDCYAVLGTLHTRWSPLPGRFKDYIAMPKFNMYQSLHTTVVGPEGKPVEIQIRTYQMHRRAEYGVAAHWKYKDDARNAAAGIDGSDGKSGSLNEMAWLRQLMEWQRETADPGEFLDSLRFDVGSREVYVFTPKGAIIGLPAGSTPVDFAYAVHTEVGHHTIGARVNGRLVPLESPLEIGDSVEILTSKADNAGPSRDWLSFVRSPRARNKIRQWFSKERREEAIERGKDALAKTLRNQGLGIQRLMSPESMRLVADQLHYADIDGLYAAVGDGHVSAEHVVSQLVAALGGEDATTEDLAEATTPTTSRSVRTRSADPGVTVVGADDVWVKLARCCTPVPGDDIIGFVTTGNGVSVHRRDCVNAQQLLKQPDRIIPVEWAPSSASVFLVQLQVEALDRNRLLSDVTRVLSDQHVNILSASVATSRNRVAMSRFTFEMGDPSHLDHVIKAVRKIDGVFDVYRITGGTQRPATEDAVDAVTGQPADGTTQPTVAGEPVDR from the coding sequence ATGACGGATGCGGGACGCGGCGATCGAGGGCAAGGCACGCCGACCGCCGCCCGGGTGCGCAACCGCCTGGTGCGCCTGGGGCAGCCCCGCACCAGCACCAACCGGGTTCTCGAACCGCTGCTGCGCACGGTGCGCGCGACGCACCCCAAAGAGGACCTGTCGGTCATCGAGCGGGCCTACGAGGTCGCCGAGCGGGCGCACCGCGGACAGATGCGCAAGAGCGGCGATCCGTACATCACCCATCCGCTGGCCGTCTGCACGATTCTGGCCGAACTGGGCATGACCCCGCCGACCCTGGCGGCGGCGCTGTTGCACGACACGGTCGAAGACACCGAGTACTCCCTCGAACGCCTGCGCGCTGACTTCGGCGACGAGATCGCCGGGATGGTCGACGGCGTCACGAAGCTGGACAAGGTCACCTACGGTGACGCGGCGCAGGCCGAGACGGTCCGCAAGATGGTCATCGCGATGGCCAAGGACATCCGGGTCCTGGTCATCAAACTGGCCGACCGGCTGCACAACGCACGCACCTGGCGTTACGTGTCGCAGGCCTCCGCCCAGCGCAAGGCCACCGAGACCCTGGAGATCTACGCCCCGCTAGCCCACCGCCTGGGTATGAACACCATCAAGTGGGAGTTGGAGGACCTGTCCTTCGCCACGCTCTACCCAAAGGTGTACGACGAGATCGCCCGCTTGGTCGCTGAGCGGGCACCCGCCCGCGAGGAGTACCTCAGCAGCGTCCGGGAGCAGGTGACGGCGGATCTGCGGGCCGCGAAGATCAAAGCGACGGTGACCGGTCGACCGAAGCACTACTACTCCGTGTACCAGAAGATGATCGTGCGCGGCCGTGACTTCGAGGAGATCTACGACCTCGTCGCGGTGCGGGTGCTGGTGGAGTCGGTGCGCGATTGCTACGCGGTGCTGGGCACCTTGCACACCCGGTGGAGTCCGCTGCCCGGGCGGTTCAAGGACTACATCGCGATGCCGAAATTCAACATGTACCAGTCGTTGCACACGACGGTTGTGGGGCCTGAGGGCAAACCGGTCGAAATCCAGATCCGCACCTATCAGATGCACCGCCGCGCGGAGTACGGCGTGGCCGCGCACTGGAAGTACAAGGACGATGCGCGCAACGCGGCCGCCGGTATCGACGGCAGCGACGGCAAGTCCGGGTCGCTGAACGAGATGGCCTGGCTGCGGCAACTGATGGAGTGGCAACGGGAGACCGCTGACCCGGGGGAGTTCCTGGATTCGCTGCGCTTCGACGTGGGGTCACGCGAGGTCTACGTCTTCACGCCGAAGGGCGCGATCATCGGCTTGCCCGCCGGGTCGACTCCCGTCGATTTCGCGTACGCCGTGCACACCGAAGTCGGGCACCACACAATCGGGGCGCGCGTCAACGGTCGACTGGTCCCGCTGGAGTCGCCGCTGGAGATCGGTGACTCGGTCGAGATCCTCACCTCCAAAGCTGACAACGCCGGCCCCAGCAGGGACTGGTTGTCCTTCGTCCGCAGTCCCCGTGCCCGCAACAAGATCCGGCAGTGGTTCTCCAAGGAGCGCCGCGAAGAAGCCATCGAGCGCGGCAAGGACGCGCTGGCCAAGACGCTGCGCAATCAGGGTCTGGGCATCCAACGGCTCATGTCACCGGAGTCGATGCGTTTGGTCGCCGATCAACTGCACTACGCCGACATTGATGGCTTGTACGCCGCCGTCGGTGACGGGCACGTCTCGGCCGAGCACGTGGTCAGCCAACTCGTCGCAGCGCTCGGGGGAGAGGATGCGACCACCGAGGACCTGGCCGAAGCGACGACCCCGACCACCTCGCGCTCGGTGCGCACTCGCTCCGCCGACCCGGGGGTCACCGTCGTGGGCGCGGACGATGTGTGGGTGAAGCTGGCTCGCTGCTGCACGCCGGTGCCCGGTGACGACATCATCGGTTTCGTCACGACCGGTAACGGCGTGTCGGTGCACCGCCGGGACTGCGTCAACGCCCAGCAGTTGCTCAAGCAGCCGGACCGGATCATCCCGGTGGAGTGGGCCCCGTCGTCGGCGAGTGTCTTCCTGGTCCAGCTGCAGGTCGAGGCGTTGGACCGCAACCGGCTCCTGTCCGATGTCACGCGGGTGCTGTCGGACCAACACGTCAATATCCTGTCGGCGAGTGTCGCGACCAGCCGCAACCGAGTTGCCATGTCCCGCTTCACGTTTGAGATGGGTGACCCCAGCCACCTCGACCATGTGATCAAGGCTGTGCGCAAGATCGACGGCGTCTTCGACGTCTATCGCATCACCGGTGGTACCCAACGCCCCGCCACCGAGGACGCGGTCGATGCCGTGACGGGTCAGCCGGCCGACGGGACGACGCAGCCGACCGTCGCCGGCGAACCGGTGGACCGCTGA
- a CDS encoding M18 family aminopeptidase yields MSTDGLLEYLRESPSPFHAARSSARLLEAAGFQELMEIAPWEHQRGRYFIRRGGSLIAWSTEQAQLPSDGFLIVGAHTDSPNLRIKPRPDFARAGHQLLGVEVYGGPIINSWLDRDLGLSGRVVVNDGYLQRQERLFQVDDPILRVSRLAIHLDRSVREGEQFNAQQHLAAHWGLGSAPGDFAAYLASLVGVEPGDVLAWDAMTHDAQPPALIGRNQELLASGRLDNLATSYAATEALIAAVDQPIGHPGTRLIALFDHEEIGSMSERGAFSNLLMTVLERIVLTLGGNREDLHVALAGSIVASGDMAHATHPNYADRHEPQHQIAIDGGPVLKINTNLRYATDAVGAAAFKDACARAGVPCQEFVVRSDLPCGSTVGPMTAALTGVTTVDFGAAMLSMHSAREVTGVADQKMYAAALTAFLS; encoded by the coding sequence ATGTCGACGGACGGCCTGCTGGAGTACCTGCGGGAGTCACCCTCACCGTTCCACGCGGCGCGTTCCAGCGCCCGGTTGCTCGAAGCCGCCGGGTTCCAGGAACTCATGGAGATCGCCCCGTGGGAGCATCAGCGTGGGCGGTACTTCATCCGCCGCGGCGGCTCGTTGATCGCCTGGTCCACCGAGCAGGCGCAGTTACCCTCGGACGGCTTCCTGATCGTCGGGGCGCACACCGACTCCCCCAACCTGCGGATCAAGCCGCGCCCGGACTTCGCGCGCGCCGGTCACCAACTGCTGGGAGTCGAGGTCTACGGCGGCCCGATCATCAACAGCTGGTTGGATCGCGACCTGGGCCTGTCCGGGCGCGTCGTGGTCAACGACGGTTACCTCCAACGGCAGGAGCGGTTGTTCCAGGTCGACGACCCGATCCTGCGGGTGTCCCGTCTGGCGATCCACCTGGACCGCAGTGTCCGCGAGGGTGAGCAGTTCAACGCCCAGCAGCACCTGGCCGCGCACTGGGGGTTGGGTAGCGCGCCCGGTGACTTCGCGGCGTACCTCGCCTCATTGGTCGGCGTGGAGCCGGGCGATGTCCTGGCCTGGGACGCGATGACCCACGACGCCCAACCACCAGCCCTGATCGGGCGCAACCAGGAACTGTTGGCCAGTGGCCGGTTGGACAATCTGGCCACGTCGTACGCCGCGACCGAGGCGTTGATCGCGGCCGTCGACCAGCCGATCGGTCACCCGGGCACCCGCCTCATCGCGTTGTTCGATCACGAGGAGATCGGCTCGATGTCCGAGCGCGGCGCGTTCTCCAACCTGCTGATGACCGTGCTGGAGCGGATCGTGCTGACCCTCGGCGGCAACCGCGAGGATCTGCATGTGGCCCTGGCCGGTTCGATCGTCGCCTCGGGCGATATGGCGCACGCGACGCACCCGAACTACGCCGACCGGCACGAGCCGCAGCACCAGATCGCGATCGACGGTGGCCCGGTGCTGAAGATCAACACCAACCTGAGGTACGCCACCGACGCGGTGGGTGCCGCCGCGTTCAAGGACGCGTGCGCACGGGCGGGGGTCCCGTGCCAGGAGTTCGTGGTGCGTTCGGACCTGCCCTGCGGGTCGACCGTGGGCCCGATGACCGCTGCGCTGACCGGCGTGACCACCGTCGATTTCGGGGCCGCGATGTTATCGATGCACTCGGCGCGCGAGGTGACCGGAGTCGCCGACCAGAAGATGTACGCCGCCGCTCTTACGGCGTTCCTGAGTTGA
- the xerD gene encoding site-specific tyrosine recombinase XerD, with product MGTVVTLLERAAGGWLDHLRVERGVSVHTLRAYRRDLGRYAEYLTSRGVSDPAAVAERDISDFLAALREGDADHPPLAASSAARTLVAVRGFHKFLALEGDTQQNVAAAVQPPRPPARLPKAISIDEVERLLSVASTGDTPAALRDRALLELLYGVGARVSEATGLDVDDVDLEQDLVRVFGKGGKERLIPLGQYAKEALIAYLVRARPVLVAGGKGTPALFVNQRGGRLSRQSVWNIIQACGQRADLDAHLSPHTLRHSFATHLLDGGADVRVVQELLGHASVTTTQIYTMVSATHLREVFAAAHPRAR from the coding sequence ATGGGCACCGTGGTGACCCTTCTGGAACGCGCAGCGGGCGGCTGGTTGGACCATCTGCGCGTGGAGCGCGGCGTGTCGGTCCACACCCTGCGGGCCTACCGCCGCGACCTGGGCCGGTACGCCGAGTACCTCACCAGTCGTGGGGTGAGCGACCCCGCGGCCGTCGCCGAACGCGACATCAGCGATTTCCTGGCGGCGCTGCGCGAAGGGGACGCCGACCACCCGCCCCTGGCGGCCAGCAGCGCCGCCCGCACCCTGGTCGCGGTCCGCGGTTTCCACAAATTCCTGGCGCTGGAAGGCGACACTCAGCAGAACGTCGCGGCCGCCGTACAGCCCCCTCGTCCGCCGGCGCGGTTGCCCAAGGCGATCAGCATCGACGAGGTCGAGCGGTTGCTGTCGGTAGCCAGCACCGGTGACACCCCGGCCGCATTACGTGACCGGGCGTTGCTGGAGTTGCTCTACGGCGTCGGCGCTCGGGTCAGCGAGGCGACCGGACTGGACGTCGACGACGTGGACCTGGAGCAGGATCTGGTGCGGGTCTTCGGCAAGGGCGGCAAGGAACGCCTCATTCCGTTGGGGCAGTATGCCAAAGAGGCGCTGATCGCCTACCTGGTGCGGGCGCGACCGGTCCTGGTCGCGGGCGGTAAGGGCACGCCGGCGTTGTTTGTGAACCAACGCGGCGGCCGGTTGTCGCGGCAGTCGGTGTGGAACATCATCCAGGCCTGCGGGCAGCGCGCCGATCTGGACGCCCACCTGAGCCCGCACACGTTGCGGCACTCCTTCGCGACCCACTTGCTCGACGGTGGCGCGGACGTGCGGGTCGTGCAGGAACTCCTGGGTCACGCCTCGGTCACGACCACCCAGATCTACACGATGGTCAGTGCCACCCACCTGCGCGAAGTGTTCGCGGCGGCCCATCCCCGGGCCCGGTGA
- a CDS encoding MBL fold metallo-hydrolase yields MLLYAIPAPVFGTNCYVLGTGVGQECVVVDPGIGVYEPLMELLREQKLKPTAVLLTHGHLDHTYSVTPVCGGTIGAYIHSEDRYRLVDPLAEVGPQLLMGLEQQFGQRATWAQPDDVREIGDGQTLELAGLTFDVRHAPGHTEGSVIFGLGVVPDQVADSGLARTALSGDVLFAGSIGRTDLPGGSHPAMLESLRTVVLPLADATLVLPGHGSATTMANERATNPYLQGL; encoded by the coding sequence GTGCTGCTCTATGCCATCCCGGCTCCCGTGTTCGGGACCAACTGCTACGTGCTGGGTACCGGTGTCGGGCAGGAGTGCGTGGTCGTGGATCCCGGGATCGGGGTCTACGAGCCGCTGATGGAGCTGCTGCGCGAGCAGAAACTCAAGCCGACTGCCGTCCTGCTGACGCACGGCCACCTGGACCACACCTACAGCGTGACGCCGGTGTGCGGCGGCACGATCGGTGCCTACATCCATTCTGAGGATCGCTACCGGTTGGTCGATCCGCTGGCCGAAGTCGGTCCGCAGCTGTTGATGGGTCTGGAGCAGCAGTTCGGTCAGCGGGCCACGTGGGCGCAGCCAGACGACGTACGGGAAATCGGTGACGGGCAAACTCTCGAACTGGCGGGCCTCACGTTCGACGTACGACATGCGCCGGGTCACACCGAAGGCAGCGTGATCTTCGGTCTGGGGGTCGTCCCCGACCAGGTCGCTGACTCCGGTCTGGCCCGCACCGCCCTGTCCGGAGACGTCCTGTTCGCGGGATCCATCGGCCGCACCGACCTACCGGGCGGCTCGCACCCCGCGATGCTCGAGTCGCTGCGCACGGTTGTCCTTCCCCTGGCGGACGCGACACTCGTCCTGCCCGGTCATGGCAGCGCAACAACCATGGCGAACGAACGCGCCACCAACCCCTACCTACAGGGTCTGTAG